A genomic segment from Pseudomonadota bacterium encodes:
- the topA gene encoding type I DNA topoisomerase, which translates to MDVVIVESPAKAKTINKYLGGNFRVLASYGHVRDLPAKDGSVKPDDNFSMSWEVAADSKKRVDAIADALKGAEHLYLATDPDREGEAISWHVQEVLEQRNALNNITVKRVVFHEITKTAVLDAIAHPRDVNQDLVEAYLARRALDYLVGFTLSPVLWRKLPGSRSAGRVQSVALRLICERESEIEIFKPKEYWSITGSFKTSSGDKFDARLTHFKGKRLKRLDITNKKSADEAKLAIEQRKFQIGEIERKTVRRNPAPPFTTSTLQQEASRKLGFSASRTMQTAQKLYEGINIDGENVGLITYMRTDSVTLSNDAISASRKLIKEDYGPSYLPDSPRIYKTKAKNAQEAHEAIRPTDFLRRPLQLAQLLDGPQLSLYELIWNRTVACEMESAAFDQVAADLACSDRMVTLRANGSILRFDGFLKLYKEGEDDRSGEDDSDRRLPSMEKGQAVQQQNVVSTQHFTQPPPRYTEASLVKKMEELGIGRPSTYASILKVLQDRNYVILDKRRFEPEDRGRVVTAFLANFFRRYVDYDFTADLEEQLDNISGGTLDWKKVLEDFWVAFSVAVDGTKELRISDVLDRLDEDLGPHFFGEGAEGELARKCPACEDGRVNLKIGRYGAFIGCNNYPDCRYTKQLAVAGSDSETADGDAAVAAGPKLLGIDPTTNLNVTLRKGPYGFYVQLGDELEKEKGKKAPPKPKRASVPRHMDPAALDLDAALGLLSLPREVGPHPETGRMITAGIGRFGPYIKHGSIYISLKEDDVLSIGLNRAVTLFAEAPSSGAREVGDHPRDGKPITIRKGRWGLYVKHGRVNASLPDTTEPDDLTIEQAVILLDDRAKKGPQKKATTKKKPKKKKQKSTKKPSSKAGARLVKDTVGQ; encoded by the coding sequence ATGGACGTTGTTATTGTTGAATCGCCTGCAAAGGCTAAAACCATAAACAAATACCTTGGGGGCAATTTCCGAGTATTGGCTAGCTATGGCCATGTCCGAGATCTCCCTGCAAAGGACGGATCTGTTAAACCCGACGATAATTTTTCAATGTCATGGGAAGTGGCAGCAGATTCTAAAAAGAGGGTCGATGCTATAGCTGACGCACTTAAAGGTGCTGAACATCTTTATCTAGCGACCGACCCAGATCGAGAAGGGGAAGCGATTTCGTGGCATGTCCAAGAAGTTTTAGAACAACGTAATGCTCTCAATAATATCACAGTTAAACGAGTAGTCTTCCATGAAATTACAAAAACGGCCGTTCTTGATGCGATTGCGCACCCCCGGGATGTTAATCAAGATTTGGTAGAAGCATATCTTGCACGGCGCGCCTTAGATTATCTTGTTGGATTTACGCTGTCACCTGTTCTATGGCGTAAATTGCCTGGATCACGTTCAGCCGGGCGCGTACAGTCAGTGGCCCTACGATTAATCTGTGAACGGGAATCCGAGATCGAAATATTTAAACCAAAAGAATATTGGTCAATAACAGGCAGCTTTAAAACCTCATCCGGAGACAAATTCGATGCGCGACTTACTCACTTCAAAGGGAAGCGCCTAAAACGATTAGATATAACTAATAAGAAAAGTGCGGATGAAGCAAAACTCGCAATTGAACAACGAAAGTTCCAAATCGGTGAGATCGAAAGAAAAACCGTGCGCCGCAATCCAGCACCGCCTTTTACCACCTCAACGCTGCAACAAGAGGCGAGCCGTAAGCTTGGCTTTAGTGCTTCACGCACTATGCAAACTGCCCAAAAACTTTATGAGGGCATTAACATTGACGGAGAAAATGTCGGCTTAATTACGTATATGCGAACAGACAGCGTAACTTTGAGCAATGATGCAATATCTGCTAGTCGTAAATTGATTAAAGAAGATTACGGGCCTTCATATCTGCCTGACAGCCCACGGATTTATAAGACAAAAGCAAAAAATGCCCAAGAAGCTCATGAGGCCATACGCCCGACCGACTTTCTTCGGCGACCGCTCCAACTAGCCCAGTTGCTTGATGGTCCTCAACTCAGCCTCTATGAATTGATTTGGAACCGCACCGTAGCCTGCGAAATGGAAAGCGCAGCCTTTGATCAAGTAGCAGCCGACCTTGCCTGCTCGGATAGAATGGTAACACTTCGGGCCAACGGATCGATATTAAGATTTGACGGTTTTTTAAAACTTTATAAAGAAGGTGAGGACGATAGATCAGGCGAGGATGACTCTGATCGACGCTTACCTTCAATGGAGAAGGGGCAGGCCGTGCAGCAACAGAACGTTGTGAGCACACAGCACTTTACTCAGCCACCACCTCGTTATACCGAAGCTAGCTTAGTAAAAAAAATGGAAGAACTCGGCATTGGCCGACCATCAACGTACGCCTCCATCCTCAAAGTACTTCAGGACAGAAACTATGTCATTCTGGATAAACGTCGATTTGAGCCTGAAGATAGAGGGCGTGTAGTCACTGCTTTTCTGGCAAATTTTTTTAGAAGATACGTTGATTATGATTTTACAGCTGATCTCGAGGAACAGTTGGATAACATATCAGGCGGTACGCTAGATTGGAAAAAAGTATTAGAAGATTTCTGGGTTGCCTTTTCCGTTGCGGTTGATGGAACCAAAGAATTACGCATCTCGGATGTGCTCGATCGTTTAGATGAGGACCTTGGCCCACATTTCTTTGGAGAAGGTGCCGAAGGTGAGCTAGCGCGAAAGTGCCCTGCCTGTGAAGACGGGCGTGTTAATCTTAAAATTGGCAGATATGGAGCCTTCATCGGTTGCAATAATTATCCTGATTGCCGATATACCAAGCAACTAGCGGTCGCGGGGAGTGACTCGGAAACCGCTGACGGCGACGCAGCAGTTGCAGCTGGCCCAAAACTTCTTGGAATAGACCCAACGACTAACCTTAATGTTACACTTCGGAAAGGCCCCTACGGTTTTTACGTACAACTCGGTGACGAATTAGAAAAAGAAAAAGGAAAGAAAGCACCCCCGAAACCAAAACGTGCATCGGTGCCACGTCATATGGATCCAGCAGCACTCGATCTTGATGCGGCTTTGGGATTACTTTCGTTGCCGCGTGAAGTTGGCCCACACCCAGAGACAGGACGAATGATTACCGCCGGAATTGGTCGGTTTGGACCTTACATAAAACACGGTAGTATTTACATTTCTTTAAAAGAAGATGATGTATTGTCAATCGGTCTTAACCGTGCAGTTACTTTGTTTGCAGAGGCTCCTAGCAGCGGTGCCCGCGAAGTGGGGGACCACCCGCGCGATGGCAAGCCGATAACAATACGGAAAGGACGTTGGGGCCTATATGTTAAACATGGACGGGTAAATGCGTCTCTTCCTGACACAACAGAGCCTGACGATTTGACTATTGAGCAAGCAGTTATATTACTTGACGACCGAGCGAAGAAAGGACCACAGAAAAAAGCAACCACGAAAAAAAAGCCGAAAAAGAAAAAACAAAAATCCACCAAAAAACCATCTTCCAAGGCTGGAGCAAGGTTAGTTAAAGATACGGTCGGACAATAA
- the plsY gene encoding glycerol-3-phosphate 1-O-acyltransferase PlsY codes for MDTQFLSFLIIAFISYLLGSISFGLIFTKLAGHGDIRKVGSGNIGATNVLRTGNKLLALATLIFDAGKGSVAVLLAGNYGNDAMNLAAVAVLVGHIFPVWLNFAGGKGVATGAGIYIAMSWPVAACALGAWVFTAVITRYSSLAALVAVGLTPVIAFLLEPSLISTTVLLALLVIYRHRENIERLLAGTEDKIGASANKKN; via the coding sequence TTGGACACTCAATTTTTATCTTTCCTAATCATTGCTTTTATAAGCTATTTGCTGGGGTCAATCTCATTCGGGTTGATTTTTACAAAACTTGCCGGCCATGGTGACATACGAAAGGTTGGCTCTGGTAACATTGGCGCAACCAATGTTCTTCGCACGGGTAATAAATTACTAGCATTGGCAACACTAATTTTCGATGCAGGGAAAGGTTCAGTTGCAGTACTTCTGGCAGGAAATTATGGCAATGACGCTATGAATCTTGCTGCCGTTGCTGTCTTGGTCGGTCATATTTTCCCTGTGTGGCTAAATTTTGCGGGCGGAAAAGGCGTTGCAACCGGGGCAGGCATTTATATCGCCATGTCTTGGCCCGTGGCTGCATGCGCCCTGGGCGCTTGGGTATTCACGGCTGTAATAACAAGATATTCGTCGCTCGCAGCTCTTGTTGCAGTCGGCCTCACTCCGGTGATTGCTTTTTTGTTAGAGCCTAGCTTAATTTCTACGACTGTTCTGCTTGCATTGCTCGTTATTTACCGCCACAGAGAAAACATTGAAAGACTTCTCGCTGGCACAGAAGACAAGATAGGTGCCAGCGCAAACAAAAAAAATTAG
- the pyrC gene encoding dihydroorotase → MSLGPTIYFNVRLLDPATGLDSIGALLTQDGIVVDYGPGLDKNSLPSKARMIDCTGLCLSPGFIDIRVHLREPGEEYKETIETAGQAAATGGVTAMVCLPNTQPPVDDVSVVEFIARRAREAKLVKVYTYGTVTRATEGEQLTEMGLLSEAGAVAFTDGTKAISNAMVMSRALSYASGFGLIIVQHPEEPFLAKDGVMNESEISTRLGLPGIPTAAEAIMLERDIRLVEMTGGRYHAAHISTADGVAIVRAAKNRGLSITCDTAPHYFALNENAIGDYRSFAKLSPPLRSEDDRLAVVSALADGTIDIIASDHSPQDQESKRLPFIQAECGAIGLETLLPLTLELVHNGELSLLAALEKITSKPATLFNLPGGKLQRGAPADIVLFDPNKPWVLREENFSSKSKNSPYDGRPVQGIVHETIVDGRSVFKFAP, encoded by the coding sequence ATGAGCTTGGGGCCGACCATATATTTCAATGTACGTCTCCTCGACCCGGCAACGGGTCTTGACAGTATAGGTGCTCTTCTTACCCAGGATGGAATCGTTGTCGATTATGGTCCTGGGTTAGACAAAAATAGTTTGCCGAGCAAAGCAAGGATGATTGATTGCACTGGTCTATGCCTTTCGCCGGGTTTTATCGATATCCGAGTTCATTTAAGAGAGCCAGGTGAGGAGTATAAAGAAACAATCGAGACTGCTGGGCAAGCAGCAGCGACAGGCGGTGTAACCGCAATGGTATGCCTTCCAAACACACAACCACCTGTTGACGATGTATCTGTAGTGGAGTTCATAGCCCGGCGCGCTCGTGAAGCAAAGCTTGTAAAGGTTTACACTTACGGAACTGTAACTCGTGCGACGGAAGGAGAACAATTAACAGAGATGGGGCTCTTGTCTGAGGCCGGTGCTGTAGCGTTCACAGATGGTACAAAAGCGATCTCAAATGCCATGGTGATGAGTCGGGCCCTCAGTTATGCAAGTGGCTTTGGATTAATCATTGTCCAGCATCCGGAGGAGCCATTCCTTGCTAAAGATGGCGTCATGAACGAAAGCGAGATATCGACACGGCTAGGTCTACCGGGCATTCCAACTGCCGCTGAGGCGATCATGCTAGAGCGCGATATCAGATTAGTCGAAATGACCGGCGGACGTTATCATGCTGCACATATTTCTACTGCAGATGGCGTTGCAATTGTCCGCGCCGCCAAGAATCGAGGCCTCAGTATAACCTGCGACACAGCACCACATTATTTCGCGCTAAATGAAAATGCTATCGGCGACTATCGAAGCTTTGCTAAATTATCACCGCCATTGCGGAGCGAGGACGATCGTCTCGCCGTGGTTAGCGCATTGGCTGACGGCACGATTGATATAATTGCCAGCGACCACTCGCCCCAAGATCAGGAGTCCAAACGACTACCATTTATCCAAGCAGAATGTGGTGCCATAGGACTAGAGACTCTTCTGCCACTTACGCTTGAATTAGTTCACAACGGTGAACTCTCATTGCTTGCCGCATTAGAGAAAATTACTTCAAAACCAGCGACACTCTTCAATTTGCCAGGGGGTAAATTACAGCGCGGAGCGCCGGCAGATATTGTACTTTTTGACCCTAACAAGCCTTGGGTACTTCGAGAAGAGAATTTTTCTAGCAAATCCAAAAATTCCCCGTATGACGGACGACCCGTCCAGGGAATAGTGCACGAAACTATTGTTGATGGTAGAAGCGTTTTCAAATTCGCACCGTAG
- a CDS encoding aspartate carbamoyltransferase catalytic subunit, producing the protein MESKRKAVKSPQNPPARAFPHKHLLGIEGLSPQEIQILLDLADSYVEQNRAENKKTDLLRGRTLINLFFENSTRTRTSFELAGKRLGGDTINMAVSTSSIKKGETLIDTAMTLNAMHPDILCVRHPHSGAVQLLAEKVNCSVVNGGDGTHEHPTQALLDAQTIRRRYGKIEGLSVAISGDVLHSRVARSNMCLLTTMGAKVRLVAPPTLLPTDVERYGVDIFHNLEDGISGCDIVMMLRLQTERMQGMYVPSIREYFRFYGLTKEKLNAANPDALVMHPGPMNRGVEIDSELADDIDRSLIREQVEMGVAVRMAVFEVLTRNKLNKAQ; encoded by the coding sequence AAACCCACCTGCTCGCGCATTTCCCCACAAACATCTTTTGGGGATAGAAGGGCTTAGTCCACAAGAAATTCAAATACTATTAGATCTTGCAGACTCCTATGTTGAACAGAATAGGGCTGAGAATAAAAAAACCGATCTATTGCGTGGGCGCACTCTAATTAACTTATTCTTCGAAAATTCAACAAGGACGAGAACCTCTTTCGAACTTGCCGGAAAGAGACTCGGTGGGGATACTATAAACATGGCTGTTTCCACCAGTTCCATTAAAAAAGGCGAGACGTTAATTGATACCGCAATGACACTGAATGCAATGCATCCCGATATCTTGTGCGTTCGCCATCCGCATTCTGGAGCAGTACAGTTGCTTGCGGAGAAGGTAAACTGCTCGGTAGTTAACGGTGGTGACGGTACTCATGAACACCCCACTCAAGCGTTACTGGATGCACAAACAATTCGGCGAAGGTACGGAAAAATAGAGGGGTTGTCGGTAGCAATTTCCGGTGACGTTTTACACAGCCGTGTCGCACGGTCAAATATGTGTCTTTTGACTACGATGGGTGCAAAAGTGCGCCTCGTCGCCCCACCGACGCTTCTCCCCACAGACGTTGAAAGATATGGCGTAGATATATTTCACAACCTCGAAGATGGAATCTCTGGTTGCGATATCGTAATGATGCTGCGACTTCAAACCGAACGAATGCAAGGTATGTATGTTCCATCGATACGAGAATATTTTCGTTTCTATGGATTAACCAAAGAAAAACTCAATGCAGCTAATCCTGATGCGCTTGTGATGCACCCCGGCCCTATGAACCGCGGTGTGGAGATCGATAGTGAGTTAGCTGACGACATAGATCGATCTCTTATTAGAGAGCAGGTTGAAATGGGAGTAGCAGTACGAATGGCTGTATTTGAAGTTTTAACGCGCAATAAATTGAATAAAGCTCAATGA